Proteins from a single region of Melanotaenia boesemani isolate fMelBoe1 chromosome 3, fMelBoe1.pri, whole genome shotgun sequence:
- the slc25a55a gene encoding solute carrier family 25 member 55a isoform X1 encodes MSQQQISLPAKLINGGIAGIVGVTCVFPIDLAKTRLQNQRRGQQVYKSMMDCLVKTVRSEGYFGMYRGAAVNLTLVTPEKAIKLAANDLFRHHLAKDGKGLTVFKEMLAGCGAGMCQVIITTPMEMLKIQLQDAGRLAAQQQKPVMMSPTKLVATNTVLTRSYNSGTVVSAPKAVSAMQIAKELLHTQGIQGLYRGLGATLMRDVPFSIVYFPLFANLNRLGQPSPAESSPFYWAFLSGCAAGSAAAVAVNPCDVVKTRLQSLNKGASEEAYSGVVDCVSKIMRKEGPSAFLKGAGCRALVIAPLFGIAQVMYFVGVGEYILDNSPLSFLSM; translated from the exons ATGTCTCAGCAGCAGATCAG CCTCCCAGCCAAGCTTATTAATGGCGGTATTGCTGGCATTGTTGGGGTTACCTGTGTCTTCCCCATTGACTTGGCAAAGACCAGGTTGCAGAACCAGAGACGAGGGCAGCAGGTCTATAAGAGCAT GATGGACTGCCTTGTCAAGACAGTTCGATCAGAAGGATACTTTGGAATGTACAGAG GTGCAGCGGTAAATTTGACCTTGGTCACGCCTGAGAAGGCTATCAAGTTGGCTGCTAATGACTTATTCCGACATCACCTCGCCAAGGATGG GAAGGGTTTGACAGTGTTCAAAGAAATGCTAGCGGGTTGTGGTGCAGGCATGTGCCAGGTTATCATCACTACCCCCATGGAAATGCTCAAGATACAGCTCCAGGATGCAGGCAGGCTGG CGGCCCAGCAGCAGAAACCAGTCATGATGTCTCCCACAAAGCTTGTGGCCACCAACACTGTGCTCACCCGCTCCTACAACTCTGGCACCGTGGTGTCAGCACCAAAAGCTGTGTCAGCCATGCAGATTGCAAAGGAGCTCCTGCATACGCAGGGAATCCAGGGCCTCTACAGAGGCCTGGGAGCAACACTCATGAG gGATGTTCCCTTTTCCATTGTTTACTTCCCATTGTTTGCAAACCTGAACCGCCTGGGCCAACCCAGTCCTGCAGAGTCGTCACCCTTCTATTGGGCGTTTCTCTCAGGCTGTGCTGCAGGATCTGCTGCTGCGGTCGCTGTCAACCCCTGTGATG TGGTAAAGACGAGACTGCAGTCTCTGAACAAAGGGGCCAGTGAGGAGGCTTATAGTGGAGTTGTGGATTGTGTAAG TAAAATAATGCGGAAGGAGGGACCCTCAGCCTTCCTGAAAGGTGCGGGCTGCCGGGCTCTAGTCATCGCACCTTTGTTTGGAATTGCACAGGTCATGTACTTTGTTGGTGTTGGTGAATACATCCTGGACAACTCGCCTCTCAGCTTCCTCTCAATGTGA
- the slc25a55a gene encoding solute carrier family 25 member 55a isoform X2: MKPDSGFSANCMCFFPSGAAVNLTLVTPEKAIKLAANDLFRHHLAKDGKGLTVFKEMLAGCGAGMCQVIITTPMEMLKIQLQDAGRLAAQQQKPVMMSPTKLVATNTVLTRSYNSGTVVSAPKAVSAMQIAKELLHTQGIQGLYRGLGATLMRDVPFSIVYFPLFANLNRLGQPSPAESSPFYWAFLSGCAAGSAAAVAVNPCDVVKTRLQSLNKGASEEAYSGVVDCVSKIMRKEGPSAFLKGAGCRALVIAPLFGIAQVMYFVGVGEYILDNSPLSFLSM, encoded by the exons ATGAAACCTGATAGTGGCTTCAGTGCTAActgcatgtgtttttttccctcagGTGCAGCGGTAAATTTGACCTTGGTCACGCCTGAGAAGGCTATCAAGTTGGCTGCTAATGACTTATTCCGACATCACCTCGCCAAGGATGG GAAGGGTTTGACAGTGTTCAAAGAAATGCTAGCGGGTTGTGGTGCAGGCATGTGCCAGGTTATCATCACTACCCCCATGGAAATGCTCAAGATACAGCTCCAGGATGCAGGCAGGCTGG CGGCCCAGCAGCAGAAACCAGTCATGATGTCTCCCACAAAGCTTGTGGCCACCAACACTGTGCTCACCCGCTCCTACAACTCTGGCACCGTGGTGTCAGCACCAAAAGCTGTGTCAGCCATGCAGATTGCAAAGGAGCTCCTGCATACGCAGGGAATCCAGGGCCTCTACAGAGGCCTGGGAGCAACACTCATGAG gGATGTTCCCTTTTCCATTGTTTACTTCCCATTGTTTGCAAACCTGAACCGCCTGGGCCAACCCAGTCCTGCAGAGTCGTCACCCTTCTATTGGGCGTTTCTCTCAGGCTGTGCTGCAGGATCTGCTGCTGCGGTCGCTGTCAACCCCTGTGATG TGGTAAAGACGAGACTGCAGTCTCTGAACAAAGGGGCCAGTGAGGAGGCTTATAGTGGAGTTGTGGATTGTGTAAG TAAAATAATGCGGAAGGAGGGACCCTCAGCCTTCCTGAAAGGTGCGGGCTGCCGGGCTCTAGTCATCGCACCTTTGTTTGGAATTGCACAGGTCATGTACTTTGTTGGTGTTGGTGAATACATCCTGGACAACTCGCCTCTCAGCTTCCTCTCAATGTGA
- the tshba gene encoding thyroid stimulating hormone subunit beta a, producing MDTAVFSSWLLFLLFCPAVPMCLPTDFTLYVEKPECDYCVAINTTICMGFCYSRDSNLKDSLRSRFLIQRRCTYEKVEYRTAVLPGCPFDSNPIYTYPVALSCHCGACRTDSNDCTHRASRDGAKCTKPVTSVHAHPALSNYMIPF from the exons ATGGACACAGCTGTCTTCAGCAGCTggcttctttttctgctgttttgccCAGCTGTTCCCATGTGTCTACCCACTGACTTCACCCTCTATGTGGAAAAACCAGAATGTGACTACTGTGTTGCAATCAACACTACTATCTGCATGGGGTTTTGCTACTCAAGG GACAGTAACTTGAAGGATAGCCTCCGTTCACGCTTCCTTATCCAACGACGCTGCACTTATGAGAAAGTGGAATACCGCACGGCCGTCCTGCCCGGCTGCCCTTTTGACTCCAACCCTATCTATACCTACCCTGTGGCTCTTAGCTGCCACTGTGGTGCCTGTAGGACTGACAGCAATGACTGCACGCACAGAGCCAGCAGAGATGGAGCAAAGTGTACCAAACCAGTCACAAGTGTCCATGCTCACCCTGCCCTGAGCAACTACATGATACCGTTCTGA
- the slc5a8l gene encoding sodium-coupled monocarboxylate transporter 1 translates to MAGTGGQVPTFSVWDYVVFAGIILGASGIGLFQALRSRKETNTAEFLLGGRQMTAVPVAMSLTASFMSGITVIGTPAEAYRFGVAFWLFAFAYTIMSAITAEIFVPLFYRLNITSAYEYLEMRFSRPIRLIGTSMYIVQTALYTGLVIYAPALALNQITGLDLWGVLVATGAVCIIYCTLGGLKAVIWTDVLQMVIMLAGFIAVIARGAILQGGLTRIWEDAGQGGRLNAFDFDPDPMKRHTFWTIVIGGSIMWTSIYSINQSQVQRYISCKTLTHAKMSLYVNMLGLWATVSLAMFSGLTMFSIYKNCDPLSNGDISTPDQLLPYLVMDILADYPGVPGLFVAAAYSGTLSTVSSSINALVAVTVEDFIFPICKNLTERQITWMNMGLSVFYGALCIGMAGVASAMGSVLQAALSIFGMISGPLLGLYLLGMFFRTTNSVGGLVGMIIGLVLTLWVGIGGQIYPPTDEKTNPLPVSTAGCNNTIGQNYTTATPWTSPVTLTQPPDYRPPIADSWYSLSYVYFSLLGMLTTMVSGLFMSIITGGCKQKKLNSNLFVRKKDLICFSCCSNSEVSDDTEKTATDLHMGVDNSAFTDFDVMSKEIEKNTKL, encoded by the exons ATGGCTGGAACAGGTGGCCAAGTGCCCACTTTCTCTGTCTGGGATTATGTGGTGTTTGCTGGAATCATTTTGGGGGCATCTGGCATTGGCCTTTTTCAAGCCCTTCGAAGTCGCAAGGAGACCAACACCGCAGAGTTTTTGTTAGGTGGACGACAAATGACGGCTGTACCTGTTGCCATGTCCCTCACAGCCAGCTTCATGTCTGGCATCACTGTCATTGGCACGCCTGCTGAGGCTTATCGATTTGGTGTTGCCTTCTGGCTCTTTGCCTTTGCTTATACCATCATGTCTGCCATCACTGCTGAAATCTTTGTCCCGCTTTTCTACCGACTGAATATCACCAGTGCCTATGAG taCCTGGAGATGCGCTTCAGCCGACCCATTCGGCTGATTGGAACATCAATGTACATTGTACAGACG GCTCTGTACACTGGTTTAGTCATCTATGCTCCAGCTCTTGCACTAAATCAAA TCACTGGACTGGACCTGTGGGGAGTGCTGGTGGCTACAGGAGCAGTGTGCATCATCTACTGTACTTTG gGTGGTCTGAAAGCAGTCATCTGGACTGATGTACTGCAAATGGTTATCATGCTGGCAGGTTTTATAGCTGTTATAGCAAGAGGAGCTATACTACAAGGAGGCCTGACAAGGATTTGGGAAGATGCTGGCCAAGGAGGTCGTCTGAATGCATTTGA CTTTGACCCCGATCCTATGAAGAGACATACCTTCTGGACTATTGTCATTGGTGGTAGCATAATGTGGACGTCTATCTACTCGATCAACCAGTCACAGGTGCAACGCTACATCTCCTGCAAAACCTTGACACATGCCAAGAT GTCTTTGTATGTGAACATGCTCGGTTTGTGGGCGACAGTGAGTCTGGCAATGTTTTCTGGCCTCACCATGTTCTCTATTTACAAGAACTGTGACCCACTTTCAAATGGTGATATAAGTACACCTGACCAG CTTCTTCCTTACCTTGTGATGGATATTCTGGCAGACTACCCTGGAGTCCCAGGCCTGTTTGTGGCTGCAGCATATAGTGGTACCCTAAG CACGGTGTCTTCCAGCATTAATGCTCTAGTTGCTGTTACTGTGGAAGACTTTATTTTCCCAATCTGCAAAaacctcacagagagacaaattaCTTGGATGAACATGGGCCTGA GCGTGTTCTATGGAGCGTTGTGTATTGGAATGGCAGGAGTGGCTTCAGCGATGGGAAGCGTTCTGCAG GCAGCTCTGTCCATATTTGGCATGATCAGTGGGCCTCTGCTCGGTCTCTATCTATTAGGAATGTTTTTCCGTACAACAAATTCAGTA GGAGGTCTTGTTGGAATGATCATAGGTCTAGTGTTGACTCTGTGGGTGGGGATTGGAGGCCAGATTTACCCACCAACAGATGAGAAAACAAATCCTCTTCCAGTTAGCACTGCTGGCTGCAACAACACAATAGGCCAAAATTACACAACAGCAACTCCATGGACCAGTCCAGTGACTCTGACCCAACCACCTGA TTACCGGCCACCTATAGCAGACTCCTGGTACTCTCTGTCTTACGTTTACTTCTCTCTTTTGGGCATGTTGACAACAATGGTGTCTGGACTGTTCATGAGCATTATCACAG GTGGATGCAAGCAAAAGAAACTGAACTCTAATCTGTTTGTGCGGAAAAAAGATTTGATATGCTTCAGCTGTTGCAGTAACTCAGAG GTCTCAGACGACACAGAAAAGACTGCAACAGATCTTCACATGGGAGTTGACAACTCAGCATTTACAGACTTTGATGTGATGagcaaagaaatagaaaaaaacacaaaactctaA
- the si:ch211-105j21.9 gene encoding sialomucin core protein 24-like translates to MDTIFTPLACCLLVLFLPATQMENQNLTTTTPSPGLNLSLDTTVSATSNSDVPVTVFSNSTEHITQDTSTKVDDGKSNTTATTKSTSQHQTSQAATSLATLTNTTLKTTQSTPTPAFTTLTTHAIHTTSYISTPDWSRTTENPPYSFSTITESVHRTTHSVHLNVPEKSMTIIFSAVLALFVVALLIIMLHRCKHKIQYLHQPLNDTEDTGGFMADEDTLVISGGLYDGHPIYDNVPPVPADQSQFRLEFLH, encoded by the exons ATGGATACAATCTTTACTCCCCTGGCTTGCTGCCTTCTGGTGCTTTTTTTGCCAGCTACACAAATGGAAAACCAGAACTTGACTACTACAACTCCATCACCTGGCCTAAACCTGAGCCTAGATACTACAGTGTCAGCAACATCAAATTCTGATGTACCTGTAACTGTTTTCTCTAACTCGACGGAACACATAACACAAGATACCAGCACAAAAGTGGATGATGGAAAATCCAACACAACTGCCACCACAAAGAGCACAAGCCAGCATCAGACATCTCAGGCAGCTACTAGCCTGGCAACTCTAACAAACACAACCCTGAAGACAACACAGAGCACTCCAACTCCTGCATTTACTACACTGACAACACATGCAATCCATACCACAAGTTACATAAGTACACCTGATTGGTCAAGAACAACTGAAAATCCACCTTACAGCTTCAGTACAATCACAGAATCAGTGCACAGAACCACACATA GTGTGCATCTTAATGTACCTGAAAAAAGCATGACAATTATCTTCAGTGCTGTGCTGGCACTTTTTGTTGTGGCACTGCTTATTATCATGCTTCATAGATGCAAACATAAAATCCAGTACTTGCACCAACCTCTCAACGATACAGAGGACACAG GTGGATTCATGGCAGACGAAGACACACTTGTCATTTCTGGAGGACTCTATGATGGCCATCCCATCTACGATAATGTACCACCAGTTCCTGCAGACCAGTCTCAATTTCGTCTTGAGTTCCTTCATTAA
- the sycp1 gene encoding synaptonemal complex protein 1 isoform X2, translated as MHLFKSEREETHQLFMENDGSIKQLIAAFESLRVQVKADQQEMQRVKEGLLQYEELKEKYQQENIMKDEEIVMLQTKLADKETELQNVLCDLDKSQKYCKQLQESTTAALEQSKKEYEQIILSKDISMQELNRVKNQQKEKLEKIETAMEELKSSLNLEMQRVKDLKEKLMASNNELEQRTAILGETMEQAARKDDMIKILEDELNTKSKFIEYLKSKTDILEARVEELDAEISRKTEEIQMFKSEAQLAWAEKDKLKQTCEDADKATKELMEKFTITEIKVLELEGKLSAEMKKNEDYASKLEHLKKDITQHERKYEELLSNFNKLQSEKLAIQQEFENGLSNVKAIEADRKASEEKAVKLEREIQSLEGQNQCLRNEVNTIKMSIQGKCQETETLQKKMEEHCEHLQEKITGKEKHIKAVEAKMGNLKKKIEIKFKIQEEYKRENKLLKKQIEKETTKSSELEMMVDNLQEESQNLRKIRDKDHQKLLKDFESKSTLAVELENEIQKLRLTAAEAIKNKEDTELKCQHKITDMVALMEKHKSQYDKMVEEKDAELEENKKKEVEAVAHANSLELELLKQKTENNQLKSQAKAEAAEKENLQTKLTNLVKELSTVKNTQPSQGRSKPSAAQNDKQGRVPDSPEESSSKRSVFDFSKSRKTPSYYNYRSTEVFNKAHILNEDVKTPGSHSSRFGAASKIKSYRIRTPPTDENAARLGKSTIEFDPKSDSSDNFDLLTLANVPAPSVSAAQCKVNIFKKLQSPAALKSPGNSLKLAAIKRMRDAGWTAVTGCDKKKKKTNEKIFA; from the exons atgcatttat ttaaatctgaaagagaagaaacacATCAACTCTTTATGGAAAATGATGGTAGCATTAAG CAACTGATTGCAGCATTTGAAAGCCTTCGTGTTCAAGTAAAAGCCGACCAACAAGAGATGCAGAGAG TCAAAGAAGGCTTACTGCAGTATGAAGAGCTAAAAGAGAAATATCAGCAAGAAAATATTATGAAAGATGAAGAG ATCGTGATGCTACAGACTAAACTTGCAGATAAGGAAACAGAGCTACAAAACGTCCTGTGTGACCTTGACAAAAGCCAAAAGTACTGCAAACAACTTCAGGAGTCAACAA CAGCTGCCCTggaacaaagtaaaaaagaataTGAGCAGATCATCCTAAGCAAAGACATCAGCATGCAGGAGCTCAACAGAgttaaaaatcaacaaaaagaaaagctggaGAAGATTGAAACAGCCATGGAAGAGCTAAAGAGTTCACTTAACCTAGAAATGCAGAG GGTCAAAGATCTTAAAGAAAAACTCATGGCAAGCAACAATGAGCTTGAACAGAGGACTGCTATTTTAG GAGAGACAATGGAGCAGGCTGCAAGGAAGGATGACATGATTAAAATCCTTGAAGATGAGCTG AACACAAAATCAAAATTCATTGAGTACTTGAAGAGTAAAACTGATATCTTGGAGGCCAGAGTGGAGGAACTTGATGCAGAAATTTCAAGGAAAACTGAAGAAATCCAGATGTTTaag AGCGAAGCACAGTTGGCCTGGGCTGAAAAGGATAAGCTGAAACAGACCTGTGAAGATGCTGACAAAGCAACAAAGGAGTTAATGGAGAAGTTCACCATTACTGag ATCAAAGTGCTGGAGCTGGAGGGAAAGCTGTCtgctgaaatgaagaaaaatgaagattaCGCCTCTAAGTTGGAACACCTAAAGAAAGACATCACGCAGCATGA AAGGAAATATGAAGAACTCCTGTCAAACTTCAACAAGCTGCAGTCTGAGAAGCTGGCCATTCAACAGGAGTTTGAAAATGGATTGTCAAATGTGAAAGCCATTGAGGCAGACAGGAAG GCAAGTGAGGAGAAGGCAGTAAAACTCGAAAGAGAAATTCAAAGCCTGGAGGGACAAAACCAGTGTTTACG CAATGAAGTAAACACCATTAAAATGAGTATCCAAGGGAAATGTCAAGAAACTGAAACACTAcagaagaaaatggaagaaCAC tgtgAGCATTTGCAggagaaaataacaggaaaagaaaagcacatcaaaGCTGTAGAAGCAAAG atgggcaatcttaaaaaaaaaattgaaattaaatttaaaatccaGGAGGAATACAAGAGAGAG aataaactgcttaaaaaacaaatagaaaaggaGACTACAAAATCCAGTGAACTAGAGATGATG GTTGACAATCTTCAAGAAGAGTCTCAGAACCTTAGAAAAATTAGAGATAAAGATCATCAAAAATTGCTTAAGGATTTTGAGTCAAAGTCAACCTTGGCAGTAGAGCTTGAGAATGAG ATACAAAAGCTCAGATTAACAGCAGCAGAGGCCATTAAGAATAAGGAAGACACTGAGCTTAAATGTCAGCATAAAATAACAGATATGGTTGCACTGATGGAAAAACACAAG AGTCAGTATGACAAGATGGTTGAGGAGAAAGATGCTGAGCttgaggaaaataagaagaaagaggTGGAGGCAGTTGCCCATGCAAATTCATTG GAGTTGGAGCTGTTAAAacagaagacagaaaataaCCAGCTGAAATCACAGGCGAAGGCAGAAGCAGCAGAGAAG GAAAACCTACAGACAAAGCTAACTAATTTGGTGAAAGAATTGTCTACAGTAAAAAATACCCAGCCATCACAAGGAAGGAGCAAGCCG TCTGCTGCCCAAAACGATAAACAAGGGAGAGTTCCTGATAGTCCAGAGGAGAGTTCCTCAAAGAGGAGCGTGTTTGACTTTTCCAAATCCAGGAAAACTCCCTCCTACTACAACTACAGGAGTACTGAGGTTTTTAACaaagct CACATTCTCAATGAAGACGTAAAAACCCCTGGAAGTCATTCTAGCAGGTTCGGTGCAGCATCAAAGATCAAG TCCTACAGAATTAGGACACCCCCCACTGATGAAAATGCAGCAAGGTTGGGAAAAAGCACCATTGAATTTGACCCCAAGTCTGACAGCTCTGATAATTTTGATCTCTTG ACCTTAGCAAATGTTCCAGCTCCAAGTGTGTCTGCAGCACAGTGCAAAGTCAACATCTTCAAAAAG CTTCAGAGCCCTGCAGCCCTTAAATCACCTGGTAATTCATTGAAGCTGGCTGCAATTAAAAGAATGAGAGATGCCGGATGGACTGCTGTGACTGGCtgtgacaagaaaaagaaaaagaccaatGAGAAGATCTTTGCATAA
- the sycp1 gene encoding synaptonemal complex protein 1 isoform X1 yields the protein MERCQGFNFKLLVPPRVNNGQINAVRPQEQVGNSNNFLSTLQQCYNRCNEKEQNMPVLNASVVIPSKATKPDFPKMKVVSPMEKDMNSCSPDELYSKLFDEVEKIKYWKVKVDSDTVQKERKLQDNKRTIETQRKAIQELQFANESLSIKLEDQISENEHLRNKNNATRNLCNILKETFHWSTEKMHLFKSEREETHQLFMENDGSIKQLIAAFESLRVQVKADQQEMQRVKEGLLQYEELKEKYQQENIMKDEEIVMLQTKLADKETELQNVLCDLDKSQKYCKQLQESTTAALEQSKKEYEQIILSKDISMQELNRVKNQQKEKLEKIETAMEELKSSLNLEMQRVKDLKEKLMASNNELEQRTAILGETMEQAARKDDMIKILEDELNTKSKFIEYLKSKTDILEARVEELDAEISRKTEEIQMFKSEAQLAWAEKDKLKQTCEDADKATKELMEKFTITEIKVLELEGKLSAEMKKNEDYASKLEHLKKDITQHERKYEELLSNFNKLQSEKLAIQQEFENGLSNVKAIEADRKASEEKAVKLEREIQSLEGQNQCLRNEVNTIKMSIQGKCQETETLQKKMEEHCEHLQEKITGKEKHIKAVEAKMGNLKKKIEIKFKIQEEYKRENKLLKKQIEKETTKSSELEMMVDNLQEESQNLRKIRDKDHQKLLKDFESKSTLAVELENEIQKLRLTAAEAIKNKEDTELKCQHKITDMVALMEKHKSQYDKMVEEKDAELEENKKKEVEAVAHANSLELELLKQKTENNQLKSQAKAEAAEKENLQTKLTNLVKELSTVKNTQPSQGRSKPSAAQNDKQGRVPDSPEESSSKRSVFDFSKSRKTPSYYNYRSTEVFNKAHILNEDVKTPGSHSSRFGAASKIKSYRIRTPPTDENAARLGKSTIEFDPKSDSSDNFDLLTLANVPAPSVSAAQCKVNIFKKLQSPAALKSPGNSLKLAAIKRMRDAGWTAVTGCDKKKKKTNEKIFA from the exons ATGGAGAGATGCCAGGGTTTCAACTTCAAACTGTTGGTGCCTCCCAGAGTAAATAACGGCCAGATAAATGCAGTTCGGCCTCAGGAACAAGTTGGCAACAGTAATAATTTCCTGAGTACACTGCAGCag TGTTACAATAGATGTAATGAGAAAGAGCAGAACATGCCTGTCCTCAATGCCAGTGTGGTTATACCATCCAAAGCTACCAAACCAG ACTTTCCCAAGATGAAAGTTGTGTcaccgatggaaaaagacatG AATTCTTGCAGCCCTGATGAGCTTTACTCCAAGCTCTTTGATGAAGTTGAGAAAATAAAGTATTGGAAAGTCAAAGTGGACTCTGACACAGTTCAGAAGGAGCGAAAACTCCAAGACAATAAAAGGACAATCGAAACTCAGCGTAAAGCTATTCAGGAATTACAA TTTGCAAATGAAAGTCTCAGCATAAAGCTAGAGGATCAGATCAGCGAAAATGAGCATTTAAGGAACaa GAACAATGCCACAAGGAATTTGTGTAATATACTCAAAGAAACCTTTCACTGGTCAactgaaaaaatgcatttat ttaaatctgaaagagaagaaacacATCAACTCTTTATGGAAAATGATGGTAGCATTAAG CAACTGATTGCAGCATTTGAAAGCCTTCGTGTTCAAGTAAAAGCCGACCAACAAGAGATGCAGAGAG TCAAAGAAGGCTTACTGCAGTATGAAGAGCTAAAAGAGAAATATCAGCAAGAAAATATTATGAAAGATGAAGAG ATCGTGATGCTACAGACTAAACTTGCAGATAAGGAAACAGAGCTACAAAACGTCCTGTGTGACCTTGACAAAAGCCAAAAGTACTGCAAACAACTTCAGGAGTCAACAA CAGCTGCCCTggaacaaagtaaaaaagaataTGAGCAGATCATCCTAAGCAAAGACATCAGCATGCAGGAGCTCAACAGAgttaaaaatcaacaaaaagaaaagctggaGAAGATTGAAACAGCCATGGAAGAGCTAAAGAGTTCACTTAACCTAGAAATGCAGAG GGTCAAAGATCTTAAAGAAAAACTCATGGCAAGCAACAATGAGCTTGAACAGAGGACTGCTATTTTAG GAGAGACAATGGAGCAGGCTGCAAGGAAGGATGACATGATTAAAATCCTTGAAGATGAGCTG AACACAAAATCAAAATTCATTGAGTACTTGAAGAGTAAAACTGATATCTTGGAGGCCAGAGTGGAGGAACTTGATGCAGAAATTTCAAGGAAAACTGAAGAAATCCAGATGTTTaag AGCGAAGCACAGTTGGCCTGGGCTGAAAAGGATAAGCTGAAACAGACCTGTGAAGATGCTGACAAAGCAACAAAGGAGTTAATGGAGAAGTTCACCATTACTGag ATCAAAGTGCTGGAGCTGGAGGGAAAGCTGTCtgctgaaatgaagaaaaatgaagattaCGCCTCTAAGTTGGAACACCTAAAGAAAGACATCACGCAGCATGA AAGGAAATATGAAGAACTCCTGTCAAACTTCAACAAGCTGCAGTCTGAGAAGCTGGCCATTCAACAGGAGTTTGAAAATGGATTGTCAAATGTGAAAGCCATTGAGGCAGACAGGAAG GCAAGTGAGGAGAAGGCAGTAAAACTCGAAAGAGAAATTCAAAGCCTGGAGGGACAAAACCAGTGTTTACG CAATGAAGTAAACACCATTAAAATGAGTATCCAAGGGAAATGTCAAGAAACTGAAACACTAcagaagaaaatggaagaaCAC tgtgAGCATTTGCAggagaaaataacaggaaaagaaaagcacatcaaaGCTGTAGAAGCAAAG atgggcaatcttaaaaaaaaaattgaaattaaatttaaaatccaGGAGGAATACAAGAGAGAG aataaactgcttaaaaaacaaatagaaaaggaGACTACAAAATCCAGTGAACTAGAGATGATG GTTGACAATCTTCAAGAAGAGTCTCAGAACCTTAGAAAAATTAGAGATAAAGATCATCAAAAATTGCTTAAGGATTTTGAGTCAAAGTCAACCTTGGCAGTAGAGCTTGAGAATGAG ATACAAAAGCTCAGATTAACAGCAGCAGAGGCCATTAAGAATAAGGAAGACACTGAGCTTAAATGTCAGCATAAAATAACAGATATGGTTGCACTGATGGAAAAACACAAG AGTCAGTATGACAAGATGGTTGAGGAGAAAGATGCTGAGCttgaggaaaataagaagaaagaggTGGAGGCAGTTGCCCATGCAAATTCATTG GAGTTGGAGCTGTTAAAacagaagacagaaaataaCCAGCTGAAATCACAGGCGAAGGCAGAAGCAGCAGAGAAG GAAAACCTACAGACAAAGCTAACTAATTTGGTGAAAGAATTGTCTACAGTAAAAAATACCCAGCCATCACAAGGAAGGAGCAAGCCG TCTGCTGCCCAAAACGATAAACAAGGGAGAGTTCCTGATAGTCCAGAGGAGAGTTCCTCAAAGAGGAGCGTGTTTGACTTTTCCAAATCCAGGAAAACTCCCTCCTACTACAACTACAGGAGTACTGAGGTTTTTAACaaagct CACATTCTCAATGAAGACGTAAAAACCCCTGGAAGTCATTCTAGCAGGTTCGGTGCAGCATCAAAGATCAAG TCCTACAGAATTAGGACACCCCCCACTGATGAAAATGCAGCAAGGTTGGGAAAAAGCACCATTGAATTTGACCCCAAGTCTGACAGCTCTGATAATTTTGATCTCTTG ACCTTAGCAAATGTTCCAGCTCCAAGTGTGTCTGCAGCACAGTGCAAAGTCAACATCTTCAAAAAG CTTCAGAGCCCTGCAGCCCTTAAATCACCTGGTAATTCATTGAAGCTGGCTGCAATTAAAAGAATGAGAGATGCCGGATGGACTGCTGTGACTGGCtgtgacaagaaaaagaaaaagaccaatGAGAAGATCTTTGCATAA